From Malaya genurostris strain Urasoe2022 chromosome 2, Malgen_1.1, whole genome shotgun sequence:
aaagctcatagctcagtgatctgtgaaaggatttatataatctaactaccaatagaatcgaattttttcaacttaaacgtgtatagcaaaagcattgaggtatttcaatagtacactattgaaaaacctgtctcatttgacccatgccaacaccagccaatcagaacgcgttctgaggaagagaacaaaatatctgctgctgtacaacaaatcgttcgagaaaaatgttccgaaaagtgttgaatatcgtagtgagttcctcaatttggtccttctgaatgctagaaacgaatccctacagcatattaatagcaaatacaaattataatacggaatacttcgacaaattttcaaggacacattttgcatcgtgcggtacactgtcaggatacactgtcagagtgacaatgtacttcaacaagttttctataaaactagcaacactgaagggtaagaacaagttcaccatagttactgtttattgtagtgaaaaataaacttgagctatgttgttgtgtatgagatatggttattccatatcggattttttttctcctcCTTGGCCTTTCAGAAATTTGCTCCTTGGCTTTTCGGGAATTGCTCAGTATTATATGTTAGAATGTCTCGGCACTGTTCACCGAATCGTTATGGTAGCCATCCGTTCTTCTCATTGCAAATCACTCCCGTCAAAGGAGtaggaatttttccaacatctgctaaatgcggggaacctttacgtcataatactaatagaaaataattcaattaataagtttATCCATCGTGAGAGAAAAACTGCTGTGTCTGCCACCGTTCGggctataatcaatttgtctgggtcacgcatagatgagtgactattgggaaaacgcatacacagcttgcatttgtttctcttttaacttttattttatcgtgtagagcgctaatcgctgtttccgtggtacgtatacgaaccgtacccatgttccacaccaaggcccgtttatgaaataaagtcccatcagtgccaaaatatatcgcaattcttcatccatcgattagctggaatgtacctttgaatttgttgcaatacagcaacggaaaacataaacaaacaaacttattttgcgccgtagcaactagcataaagtgttgccagaaacgatctccttccacattttcaaactatcgcatcgaaagggagtaatttgctaggcttacttgttcaggctgtgaaccaaacattggcggttcgtttgtatgggacttaggggtattattatttgtatttgttaaTAGttcctttcaataaattatgcaaatccgaaatgaaataatcgacattaaaaatctgtatgcggctatttttatagccgttaggaccgcccattagtgaaaaagctacaaacgaaatcaggtaaaaacaagcctctcaacaaaaattgtactgcgaacagatgtattttgtgtcctttcgcaaagctagtttcgccacagactaacagacatgacagtatgagtaaattctaataaaaattatttttcgtgatgcactagttccacctatattgtactgcgcgaactatttactatctgtacaccccttgtgttatgtaaaagtttttttactagttggtttcccctcgtttgtcaacaccgatcagctgctcgcagggatgcctgatttcatcaaaatatttgaaaatgaatcgtcacaatgatttattggattacgttgataatatagggtaacagaggtattttggcccactttaagattgattttattttggcccactttgtaaaaatatcccccaaatgttataatatctttgaaaaccccttccgcaataggtaatttaatgtgattagcttcaaattgatgcaacatgggttacttaacatcgataaaatccgatgaaattgataaagtttgttaggtgggccaaaatatatgaagtggccaaaatacctctgttaccctatttaactttttcttgatgttggagggtaaccatttattcgactcaaatttgttcatctagactattttttattgtgttggtagttttcacccgaaattaagtggcggcagaccagaagcaagtaaatattgcaacaaaacgggttcgattttttattgagttggaggatgagaagtaggcgcaattatgtatatagtttaggcaatatcaaagataaacgcaagatagagtagtctgcgatttcttaggtatcatttgaataggacccctcgatgagctcggttcactgtcaatttgagtattttgaagcaaaacaacaagtgtctgatcactagatgcgtcgtaactatgacaatgattgtttatgtttggaaaaatatcaagttacagtatgaacgatattgagaaatttcgctttatatcagtgattcttagaataagaaagtgaaaactacttagaaccattgtctagaatttatttagtttgttatagcctcatcccatgaagcatcagttgtggcaagaaatcattatatgctgaatgtaaacatatgtgtgcgtcctttctaacttgtattgtttccatggcattttgtcggaactagtcgacgcttgttaacggagggtcaataaaattacattattactgaaccaactggttaacgattactgacccaacatttttcaatgaaacgtatggaacattgtaatcttcagtttatctttggcaatatgtattaaatctgtatcctgcatgaaattcgcatggacgtatacaaatcaatacattacaggtaattctgtatgaatggcaactctgttggtaaatgaaaaaaataaagacagtctagatgacagacatgatgtttttgatagggtaacgtggcgccatcatgacacatgtgagtactgtcccaaataatggaatattcgaaatgaccgttaaaatgattgataaatcaaatttgagtgtcctgtctgttagtctgtggtttcgcttccgacaagagcgattacgtcagagctgcgtcatttgcattggtgaaaaagcaacggtggagagcattacacaaaatcagccgttctaatggctctaaatgttttctaaagaactattaggatttcttgctcgcaaatcgaagggaaatatcctcagtttagtgcaaatctagaactgtttgatttgattttcgcacttttcgctgtgtgaacttcacagtaatctagatcacgtgaagccttctttgtttttgcgaaaaatgtggaaaaggggaatgcttgcataattcatacaattgatcaactaattgatattcggaagtgtttaggaacatgtccgttgttttcgtattcacgacatacagttatgtctctgacattacccacccgcctttttaatttttttagcgatgttggaaggtaaccatttatttgactcaacgttgttcatctagactatttttattgaccttaaggttaaagcctctataaatgaaacaagaaaaaatgttccgtcgtaatgggaattgacCTTAAtccgttgcgatactgtaagtatcgagaccaaaagtatcgatactaacagtattgCTCTGATGTGATAACGACTGAGCGATACCGTTTCTTGAacgaaagtatcgatacctcaaagtatcgactcggtatcggacattcCTAAGAAATAGGACGTTGGGGTAAAATGCAAAGTTGATAGTTATATAGATACGAATCTAAAAAATATAAGCTAAATTTGCGTCGATTGCTTGTCAACCACAAGAGATCGAAAGTCTTTAGGTAATGttcgaatccatttgatgcaaacgttGCGTTCAAGCGGGGCCAGCTGATGGAACGTTGGCTCTGTATCTTATACAACATGTGGGTCTGACATTGGGGCAAGATTTCGGAAAAATATAATCTCATGCACGACTGGATGAAtagattgtattgtattgttcaCTATACCGCCAAACTATTTCACTTAGAGTAAATCaagaataaataataatatacaAACAGAATTTCTCGTTGAAACCAGACAGGCTTGACTATATTTCTTGCATAATATGCTGTATGGTATTTATTATATCCACGTATCACGATATTCGGGTCTGCTATTCAATGGTCACAGATCTATTGAGTGGATTTCTAATACTACAGATTTTATTTGCATTCTAAGGCAACAAAGAAGCGAAGCTTAATGTCATTGATAACAAATAGTCCTGTTTGGAAATAGCTACTGTAGTTATTGGTTTTACGAACCGGACAAATACAAAAATCATATCGCCACATACTGAATTTTACGGACAGACTCCCCTAATATTCAGAACGAATACTACGATATCAAGTAATCCAATGCTTTATGTTTGTTGTTGCTAAATTTGAGTAAAGCTTCTGATGTTTTCGTTTCTTCGAATCCTAAATCCAGTAATTCTCCTAAAGGTATCAAATGTTCCACGATCTAGTAGCATGGacggaaataaaaaaatataattttattcaacaATCAAATCATGCAACTATATGTCACTTACCTGTTTATCATCACTGCCTATTCGTTTAAGCACCGTTGCTACACGCCCCAGTGGAAATCCCATAGAACTAATGCGTTTGACTAAGTTTTGATCCGCCAACGACAACTGATTATAAACTGTAAAATCTTGGTCAGCAGATGAAGCTACTGGAGATTTAGTAGCAGTGTTATCtaagaatacgaatgaaattttaatcagATTTGTTTGCCAAAACACTGCCCTCCACAGTTAGGCAGAAATCGTACTCACCATTGATCTGATTTTTTTCGGCATTGGATTGGCTGTTATTTCTAGTTCTTCGCTGAGCCGAATCCTGAACCTCTTCGTCCAATTGACGCACAATGTCCGGCACACTCTTGGATTTTGATCTCATAACCGTGGAAGCGGTAGCTTGTTCACTTTCTGGTCCATGAACTATCGCCGCCGTTGCGGTCATTGTTGATGGCTGTGTTGAGTAACTGTAACCCGAACTGGACAGCGTTTGCTGAGTTTGCTGACCGTACGCATTGTTGTAGAGATACGAATGTCCATAGGAAGATTGCAATGCCGAGTTTGTGGCAGAGCTGGTGTATGGGAAATAGTTGTATGCGGTTGAACTCGTACCTTGGTTGTAGGAATGAAACGGCGGCGTATAAGACGTACTTGTGGCCGTATTGTATTGACTGAGTAACCTATTATCGGTTGGTGCATAGCAAGCAGTTGATGTAGTGGAAGTTGGAGCATACTGCCCGTAGCTGTACTGGTAACTATTGAAAGCATTATAATAATCATTTGAGGATGGGGCCTGTTGCTGCGGTTGTACCGGATAGGTTGTTTGTTCATATTGCGACGGCTGCACATAGTTGTAGTGTTGTTCTTTTGCCGAAATCTTCTGTTCTAGAATAACTGGTTCTGGAACTTTGTCTTCTTTCAATTCATCCGAATTTCTTGATTCTTCAGGTTTTGTTCCTGAGCAAGAATTGGAAACATTCAAGTTTAAAACTTGAGCTAAAATATCTAAATCATTCATTGTTTTCAGTTCCATATTATCAAAGGGACTGGATGTATCGTTTTCAAAATCTGAGTAATTGATCTTATTGTacgtgttattattattattattgttgttgtttgtcAGATTGTTACCCTTGGGAATGTTAAAATTCAACACCGTTGCATCGTCAGTAACTATCTCATTAGCACCGAATTTTGTCACCGTCGGAatcaaaatggtatcaaactgattaaatggtacatactgACCAACATTAGAACTAACTACCAACGAAGCAGCCTTCTGCAGAACTTGCTCTTCAGAAGATCCAGACGGAGGGGATTCCTCAATTTCTTCCGAAACTTCATCCTCGTTATCATCACTAGCACTGGAGAGTTCGTCTGTGTTGGGGTAAGAAATCTGATTTAACTTACGCTTTTGTTCTTGTTCAGCCAGTCGCAATCGTTCTTGATCTTTGGATCTAATCCTTTCCTCTCTTTCATAGCACGTCTTTTCTTTGACAGCTCGCCATTCAGCAATTCGCTGCAAGACTGTTTCTTCCAAATCGAAACCATAGCTAGAGTAGCCATTCGTTCCAATGGCTTTTCCGTGTTGTAACTGCGCTAATCGATTAATCACCGTTTGCGGAAGAGTTATTTTCGGAGGAGGCTTGAAACATTCCGAAATCTTCACCGGAACACCGTCCATGTAGCTGGGAGGGCTTTGTGACATTCTACGTTGCTGGTTCTAATAGCAAACATTCGAGACGATGATTTCATTAATTTTACCCTTTTCTACTTGACGTTGCCTATGAAAAAGCATTAGGTTGTTTTTCTGACCCCTTGATAAGCATCACTATCACAATCGGTAATTTGAACGAACTTCGTGGAATAGACTAGAATGTAACTGAAATTCTATAATTCATTATCAGTGCTAGCAAAAGTATGCATACTCCTACCGTTcctaaacttattaattatgaaTCGATGAAGCAAAACGaagacaaaatattttttgtctaaTCACATGAAAATATATAACGTATGACGTTTATGGACGTCAAAACGAAATacacaataaaacaaaattataaaacttttgttCATTTATATTTTTAGAGTAACGCCAACGCCGTTCTATATGATATGGATTTTTCTCAtgttgttttattttacaacttcgatgaaaacctgttttaatacagaGCTCGGGACGAGTATGACCGAAATAAATTTGTGTAACCATTAGCGTGCGACCAGGTTGTATGAGAAAAATAAGAAAAGGTTTGTTTTCTCACTCCACTTTAGTTTCAAAACATTCTTCCAACTTTAGTTTCAAAACATAGcttcccgaataaaaaatattgttgaaaaacaatacTATTTACttggaccattgaaaaatattttaatgtattgttatacactattcagtaatttgtgaacatgctttatacaatagaatgtatatgttgttaagtatcgtaactatCACATTACACACAACAAAATAACGTTGAGTAATTTAAGAAGATCGTTGGTAAATTTGAAAGCCAaacataaactcaagatggaatggTCTAtgacaggggttcccaaactattttgggtcatggacccttagtgtcagtaggaatcatagtactagccatgcaatgattctgtacactaagaatcggctgcgaagtctgttgaaacagaaagcccaaattccacaaaaggaatgtaatgccaggactttgctttgacctctttactaaaattaacttaagcCTCAGACCCCcctcaacaaattcctttgaaaattcatgcCTTTTTTATATTGATGGAAAATTTCAGAGGATGGTTAAagaaacacaactttttagcgtaaatatttcaaacaacaacttatatcaaacaatagggggtcgatttctagacctcgtcgacccccatagccagttcttgtttacgtcgacccccgcaaaaaagaTATCGACCCctaggggtctatatcgaccactttgggaacccctggtctaTGATTTCACATGTACCAACCATTATTGATGAATTGAGTTTGATGAAAAGCTAAAAATAATAACGTATCCCCACTTGTATGCAGCGGGCagactggcaacaatgcaacaaccgtttccggcagagaatttcgcctagcggttattaacggttctttctgtcggattcttgccatacaagattggcagaaccgttttgaatcggttctacattttaagcgtctttgttttatttttttcaataaaagatacgtatgaaaggcaataagttgttgcccttcatatatactaatcatggaaaatgttattgccaataacattgcactaccaaacatacacatattgcaaaaatggctggcagacatagtcagccgtctggggggaaatctgcccgccgcgtacaagtgggaaggtcctaagtgcaaatgacagtttctctttgtttacttcctcTTGCGATCACAAAATCTCATCCAAACTTTAAATCTCGGGCAATGTAATGTTacgcaattttcaaaaatatactaAACTAtcaatacacagaaaaaataacgTTGGTTAATTTAAAGTGGTTCTTCATTGAGTGTAAAATACTATTCTTTTCAATAGAGAGCATGTTGTTGTTAGAATGATAGTGTGCTCATATATGGATCGAATATGGGTACATACATGGATCGAAGAAATGGAAGTCGGAGATGGGATTCTTTCCCCACCTCAATCTCTAGTATACTATCCAATGAGCGTTCAGAAGTTAATGAAGAATTGATCGTCTTTCGTTTAGCACTGTCGCTGCAATAAAACAAATCAAGAGATTCATCATGTCCCGAGTTTCGACGCGAAGCGAAAAAACTAAGGTACGAGCACACATTGCAGTGCCACTTTTGATTACCATCTCTTTCGTAGACTGCAGCCGTATGAGAAGATCCGAAGGCAAAATAAGATGTAGATTGTTTAGCTATATTCAATTGTTGCGTTGGACTAAGTCTAATCAAATGATTAATTCAGTATGTTTAttactacttttatttcgacATACACTCACCTATAAATATCATCATTCAGCAATGGTTTCTGACCTTGGCACATTGTGTGTTTCAAAGATAAACGGTTTTCATAGATCAATTCTCGCAAACCTATTTAACGgcgttcaaaattttcatcgtTTGGCATCAAATCAATAATTCATTCGTAACGAACGCATAAAGGAACTTAGTCAGTGTTGCTTGGGTGGTAAAAACTTAAATCACTGTTATTTCGAAAGAATATTAGTCATCTAACGACAGTTTGAGATGTTCGCAATTGATACTCGATTCATATGTTGCTCTATGTGCTAATTTTTACCATCATCATTTTCTAGTTTCATAGATTAAaaccacagaaaacagataaacaggctcacatatgaactgtgtgtaaaatttgctcaatcatggCATGGCGAACACTTGTAGATCGACATGAGGTACCACCACGATTGAGGTGCCGCTTTCATATGAGACACAGTTTTAGGTGTGACATTCatttcacgctagatttttgttttgttgttggtTGAAATGACAtatttgttttaaattatttcgatcgaattctcgtgtgatttatgcgaatttttgcgTTTAAGAACCAATACTTTTAAATACAATTGTTTTgaatcagaaaaactttcatctgcaAATGTTTTCACttattttaaaagttttcctgcttaaatttatgattttttaaagactttatgaatgtgttaaagTCAGGCGACTAACACCTTTTTATTATACCTCGCAGATATAGGAATGGACGATGCCGAATAAACTAAGCCTTAATGTTCCTTCTCTACAAATAAGCTGTTGATTATGGTAAAGTTCTAGGAAGAACTGGTCATTTACTATTTCTTTTTATTATATCATTTAttctaccccggctttaacataCCCGAAGAACTCGGAAATTTTCTtttatatagggtaacagaggtattttggctacttcatatattttggcccacctaacaaactatatggattcaatcgatcttaggtaacccatgttgcatcagtttgaagctaatcacattaaattacctattgcggaaagattcttcaaagatattaaaacatttggtggatatttttacaaagtgggccaaaataaaatcgatcctaaagcgggccaaaatacctctgttaccctattgttATATAAAATTTCCACTCATGGAATAAAGCGAAGTTAGAACTAGCGTAACATTCGTTTCCGTGTATAGTACGACGCCATATCTTTGATGTCGGGCTAACCGTTTCTATTTCTTGTGCACCGGACTTACCATTACCGATTCAACCGCATCAGTTCGTCTGCgagaataagaagaaaaaggGATCGGTCTGGCAGCGATACGagaattgaaaaatgaaatttcaattttatcgATATTTGAAGTTGtagaaaaatacaaatattaaaatttggatCCAGTGCATTCTTGAAGAAGAAGTAAAGTTATAGAAGTGTACTACCTATGAAAGTAgtgattttacatgtttttatTTTGTAGACCAAAAGTGATTCTGCGGGGCTATGCGCTGGCCGGAAAATTTTCGATCATTAGCATCAGTCGTCACGAAGAAGCACGAGAAGTGAACAAGTGAATatctcattgtttttttttcctctgtCGCTTACAATACAAGCTAGTAGTGCAtaaggttttgttttatcgtacATTGTCAATCGCCTTAATTTGATCTGAATTAATCAATCTACGTGATTTGTGCTCAATATAAATACAAAATGAGTCACTGCATGTATAAAAACATTCAGCATCCACTCACTACACCGTATTAATTTGATGCTGCGAACACTAAAACCTAGAAATTAATGTTATACAATTGTTACCAGTAAGATTAATAGCATCATGCCGAgagcttttaaattttttttcatgaaaattgaaGCGGAATGCTGAGTAATTACTACTATGTTGACCTCGACATTAGAgtttacttgtttttttttatgtatgttACGTTACTATAATTGTGTGAGTGTTTGGTGCTGATTCTTGACAAATTCCTACGATTTGGAATTATAAAAAAGGACTAAACAAGACGGGCGTGCATATCATGATTAACACAGTTCAAGAAAACTAAATGCATGCGAAAAAACAATCGTGACTAATCATAATGCAGTAATTTGTtgctaaaaaataaattttcagacGAGTAGACAAATCGCAATGGAGCACTAATTGTATATgcgtttgtgtttttttctcaTCAATTTTCAGCCACAACGAgcagttttgtttttctttgacGGTTGATTGAACGACAGTGAATTCTGATTTAACAATTCTGGTGTAAAGACGTACAGCTTCTTCTCGAAATCTCCAGCGGCAACAATGACCGAATACAAACTGGTAGTAGTCGGTGCTGGAGGTGTCGGAAAATCGGCCCTAACGATACAACTCATACAGAACCACTTTGTAGACGAATATGATCCCACAATCGAAGATTCCTACCGAAAGCAGGTTGTAATTGGTAAGTACAAATAGCGTTGAAAGAATTTAGCTTCGTACGATCGGTGCGACACCAACCACTCAAGGCACTGATGATTCTTAAATCACCTTTCTCTTAATTCGATTCATGTTCCTACTACAGACTCTCTTAGTACCAGACTGGTGAATACTTCTTAGCGAGCCGTCAAATTCTTAGATTCTAGCATGGGAATTTGTTTggatctaaaaaaaaatcatttttatctCACGAGAGAATATAGCAGAAGACGACAGTAAAACAGCAATAAAAAATCcggggttgttacggtcgcgcagTTTTCGTTGATTTAGCAAGTTTCGCGGATTCAGCACGATTTCTGCTCAGATTTTGATGcaatggcgcggatttcgcgtgaatttcaagaaatatcatttCACATTAgtgaatcatttgttcgaaAACAGTTAATGGATGGATTCATGCCAAAGCCTGTGTGGCTTCTGAATTCCTGAAATCTTCTTGTATCGACTAAGTCCAATAATGATAACGGTGCAGATGTCAAATGTAGCAATCGATTGCTGTGATGGAGATGCACTGATTGCTAATGGTCACGGAAACGAGGCGAAACGTGGTAACTAAGTTGTGGTCTAGAACCACACATCCTCCCTCATCTCCAAATAAAGTAGAGGTCCCGGCACGTGTCCAAATTTTTTTCTCGGCGGTTATCCCGATCCGCACTAGAActcctcacggccgtcccggtccgtgtccaaatttttctcagcggtcgtccagatccgcactaaaactcctcacggccgtcccggttcacgtccaaatttttctcagcggtcATCCCGATCCGCACTAGAACTCCTCACGGCCGTCCTGATCCGCGtccaaatttttctcagcggtcgtcccgatccgcactaaaaCTCCTAACGGCCGTAActttatttctcaactctcgatgtttttttgGATGTGAGATttctagaaatattcaaaaaaatactgaacTTAGGCGATTTAAGCCTGTTAAAAAAACCGGAAATTTTttgtctcgcgcaccgggaaaaaacgggaaattgaaatcgtcaattcacttgccaccttgaatggcgcttcgaacagGAAATATAGTGAGTAGTTGAATTTCTTTGTAATACAAAATCTCCGGTAGCCGGCACTATCGGTACAAGCAAAGCACAAACAGCGACCAAATGGATCGAAAATACACTTCGAAGTCCTTCACCATGACACGACACGAAACACAATCCAGATCTCGTCGATATCGTGTTCCAGAGCGAACAAACACAAACATATAAACAAACGGAAAGAATAGGTGGAAGGAGTGGTATGTCTTCTCTACAGAAAGGGTGATAAGCTTGACCGTTGCAACTACCGCGCATTCATATTGCTGAACATCGCCTACAAAGTACTCTTCCGAattctttgccgtcgtctatcacgaATAGCTAAGAAATTCATAGGACCGTACCAAGCGAGATTTACTGGGGCCCACGCCaatacggatcacatatttgcGATAacacaagtactccagaagtgtcgtgaatacaacatacctacgcatcacctattcgttGAATTCAAAGTGGCATACGAAaccatcgatcgagaacagttatggcagatcatgcacgaatatggTTTtctggataaactgacgcgattgatcaaagcaacgatggataaagTGATGCGCTACGTCCGGCTTTCTGCGACACTCTCTAGtcacttcgaatctcggagagggctaaagcaaggtgatggactctcttgtcgcttgttcaatattgctttggaaggtgtgatacGAAGAGTGATACGATCTTTCGAAAGTCCGTACAGTTTTTCGACTTCGCTGACGATGTTGATATTGTATcatgtaaccttgagaagatgatggaaacatacaccgaactgaaagctgaagctaggcgtatcggactgggcATGAAAATCCCTTCGATCGagtaaagtacgccaccgcacgaaattgaccatctacaaaacgctcattggaccggttgttctctatgatcACGAgatctggac
This genomic window contains:
- the LOC131430755 gene encoding probable basic-leucine zipper transcription factor L, translating into MSQSPPSYMDGVPVKISECFKPPPKITLPQTVINRLAQLQHGKAIGTNGYSSYGFDLEETVLQRIAEWRAVKEKTCYEREERIRSKDQERLRLAEQEQKRKLNQISYPNTDELSSASDDNEDEVSEEIEESPPSGSSEEQVLQKAASLVVSSNVGQYVPFNQFDTILIPTVTKFGANEIVTDDATVLNFNIPKGNNLTNNNNNNNNNTYNKINYSDFENDTSSPFDNMELKTMNDLDILAQVLNLNVSNSCSGTKPEESRNSDELKEDKVPEPVILEQKISAKEQHYNYVQPSQYEQTTYPVQPQQQAPSSNDYYNAFNSYQYSYGQYAPTSTTSTACYAPTDNRLLSQYNTATSTSYTPPFHSYNQGTSSTAYNYFPYTSSATNSALQSSYGHSYLYNNAYGQQTQQTLSSSGYSYSTQPSTMTATAAIVHGPESEQATASTVMRSKSKSVPDIVRQLDEEVQDSAQRRTRNNSQSNAEKNQINDNTATKSPVASSADQDFTVYNQLSLADQNLVKRISSMGFPLGRVATVLKRIGSDDKQIVEHLIPLGELLDLGFEETKTSEALLKFSNNKHKALDYLIS